GGAGGTGGATCATCTTGTGCTCCAGGTACTCGCCGAAGCCCTCGGGCCCGAACTCCCGGCCCAGGCCGGAGTTCTTGTAGCCGCCGAAGGGGCCGAGCATGTCCAGGCTGAAGGTGTTGACGTTGAAGGTGCCGGTGCGCACGCTCCGGGCGAAGTCGATGCCGTGCTCCACGTCGCCGGTCCAGACGCTGCCGCTGAGCCCGAAGTCGGAGTCGTTGGCGATCCGGAGGGCCTCGGCCTCGTCCCCGTACGGCAGGAGGCAGATGACCGGGCCGAAGATCTCCTCGCGGGCGATCCGCATGGAGTTGTCGACACCGCCGAAGAGGGTCGGCTCGACGTACCAGCCGCGGTCCAGGCCGGCCGGACGCCCGCCGCCCGCGAGGACCTTGGCGCCCTCGGCCTGGCCGATGCCGATGTAGTCGAGGGAGCGCTGCTGCTGGCGCCGGGCGACGAGCGGACCGACCTGGGTGGCGGGGTCGAGCGGGTCGCCGACGACGAGCGCGCCGGCCGCCGCCGCGAAGGCCTCGGCGATCTCCTCGTAACGGGAGCGCGGGGCGAGGATGCGGGTCTGGGCCACACACGCCTGGCCGTTGTTCATCCAGGCGGCGGGAACGACCCCGGCGACGGTGGCGTCCAGGTCCGCGTCGGGCAGGATCACCGCGGCCGACTTGCCGCCGAGTTCGAGGGTGACCCGGGTGAGGTTGCGGGAGGCGACCTCCATGACCCGCTTGCCGGCCCCGACGGAACCGGTGAAGGAGACCTTGTCGACGCCGGGGTGACCGACGAGGTACTCGCTGACCTCGCGGTCGGCGGGCAGGATGCTGAGCACGCCCTCGGGCAGCCCGGCCTCGGTGGCGATCTCGGCGAGGATGTACGAGTCGAGGGGCGACTCCGGCGAGGGCTTGAGGACCACCGTGCAGCCGGCGAGCAGCGCCGGCCCCAGCTTGGCGGCGGCGGTGAACTGCGGCACGTTCCACGGGATGACGGCCGCGACCACGCCCACCGGCTCGCGCCGGACGAGCAGCGGCCCGAGCACGCCGCCGCGCCGCTCCTCGAAGGGGTAGTCCCGGGCGACGGTGATCGCCGCGTCCCAGACCATCATCGCGCCGAGCGCCTGGGCGAGGACGGACCAGGAGTACGGGGAGCCGTTCTGCGAGCTGATGGAGCGGGCGATCTCCTCGTAGCGG
Above is a genomic segment from Streptomyces sp. NBC_00094 containing:
- a CDS encoding aldehyde dehydrogenase — translated: MTELVEHGKLFIGGALTDPLGDGVIEVISPHTEEVIGRVPHASEADVDRAVAAARRAFDEGPWPRMSVEERIAVVTRIKDAIAARYEEIARSISSQNGSPYSWSVLAQALGAMMVWDAAITVARDYPFEERRGGVLGPLLVRREPVGVVAAVIPWNVPQFTAAAKLGPALLAGCTVVLKPSPESPLDSYILAEIATEAGLPEGVLSILPADREVSEYLVGHPGVDKVSFTGSVGAGKRVMEVASRNLTRVTLELGGKSAAVILPDADLDATVAGVVPAAWMNNGQACVAQTRILAPRSRYEEIAEAFAAAAGALVVGDPLDPATQVGPLVARRQQQRSLDYIGIGQAEGAKVLAGGGRPAGLDRGWYVEPTLFGGVDNSMRIAREEIFGPVICLLPYGDEAEALRIANDSDFGLSGSVWTGDVEHGIDFARSVRTGTFNVNTFSLDMLGPFGGYKNSGLGREFGPEGFGEYLEHKMIHLPGGYEGPAGE